In Methanosphaera sp. WGK6, the sequence ATCCTATGACAACACAAACACCTACTTTACCATTTAAAGTAGATTCTATTGATGAACAAGAAAAATTAAATTCAATATATACAATCATCTATAAAACATTTGAATTATTCTGTAAAAATAAGAGAGATATGTTACCTATATTAGATGATTTAGCTAATAGTTACATATATTATAATATATAAAAAAAAGAGAGTAATGGATTAAGTAACATACTATTCCTATTTATCAATTACTTTTTTTTAACTTCTTCTTTAACTATATTAATTAAATGATTCATCTTCATCATTAATTCTTACCTAATTTTGGAAAAATTGAATTATCTTCAAAAACTTTTGGAATTACAATAACTTCATATATATGAACTTGATTATTTTAGATTAATTTAGATGGATAATTTTTATTAAAATCAGTTACTACAAGAAGTACATTACCCCCTTGTATAATTATTATATTTTTTATTTCTACCACCAAACTAGTACATGAAAAATCACAATTATATCTATTCAACAATTATCCAATACAACATTCCTTAAACATACCTCATGGACTTAAACCACTAACTGCAACTAATGTTATATTTTTACCCATAAAAACAATTCATAACATTAATTAATTATTCAATAATAACCTTACTAAATTGAGGATAATTTTTAACAAATGTCTTAACTTCCCCATCAATAAAATCAATCCAAGTAGCAAGATTGATACTACGTGCAAAATGTTTAATATGCATAACATGTCTAATATTTTCAAGATTATTAAACTTATCTAGTAATTGTTCAGAAATTTCAGGTAAGATAATATCATCTAATGGATCACCATCATATGCTGTTTTAATATCATTGAATTCAAGGGGTATAACGTCCCCTCTACTATATGTAGCAATTGCAATTTCTTCAAAGTTATCTGCAATATATCTATAATTTAAGTGAATACTAGAAAATTCTGCTCTTTCTTTAGTCATTTTATCTAATTTCTCATAATTCCATTTTGTCAAAATAAAATAACCCCTATGTAGTTAGTTAATATAATATATTATAATATAAACTTAATTTATTTTATTATATGAACTAATAAGAAAAAATCTAAAAAATATGTCTTATAAAAAAAATATAGTTCAAAATAATTATGTAACAGTTAATTACATTTGAAATTTTACCATATGTTTTATTTCTAGTGTATTTTTCTAAAAAGGTATATGTGGTTCAAATTACGACCGTACGGTCGTACGACCGTTAGACTTATATATTATGAAAAATTATGTGCCTTATGCTCATATAATTATTATATTAATATAAATTAATATTACATTTATAAGTATTAGGGTATGGTATAATCGATGTTATTCAATTTTTATTGAATTACGACCGTACGACCGTACGGACCTTTTTTTACATACCCCATACCTTCGGAGAAAGTTACATTTGTTATAAAAACAATGGTAAGATTTCCAGTGTATATTATAATGTTTAGGTAAATGTATTTTCATATACTATATCTATAATGAAGATGGCATACTACTAGAAAAATATGAGATGTTTATCAAAAATAACATGATTATAAAAAGTAACTCTTTTTCATAATTTAATCTATAAACTAACATCATATAATACCCAACTAATTAATTTAAAAAATAGGGTTAGTATATACTCCAATATATCTTTCTAAAAAAAATAAAAGAAAAATTTAAAAAAAAATAAATTAAATCTGATAAAAAAAATAAACGAAAAATATAATAAACAATACATAAAAATAAGCAAGAATACCTAAAAAAATAATAAAAATACTGAGAAATAATAAACAATAGATATAATTTAGTCATGCATAAATAATATTTATGTAAAACTAAAAAAAATCACCCTTATATAATATATTAATTAAATATCTAAAATAGAGAATTAGTAAAACTTATTCTTAAAATTAAAAAAAAACAAAAATATTCAAAAGGTGAAAATTATGGTAAATGAAAATAACGGAAACGGATACACACAAAGAGCAAAAGACTTTTTAGGTAAAAAAGAAGTAAAATACTTTGCATGCGGAGCAGTAGCTGCAATTGCACTTGGTAAATTAGCACAAACAAAAGCAGCACACAATGCAGCAGTAAGTTTAACAGCTGGAGCATTAAACCTAAAAGATTCAGTAGAAGAAGGTATTGAAAACATCAAAGAAGATGCAGAAGATATCCATGCAGAAGCACAAGAAAAACAAAAAATAGAAATCTACGGTCCAGAAGACATAGATGAAGATGAAGAAGAAGACGAAGAATAAATCAGTACAATATACTAAAAAATAGTTTTCTTATAAACCCCCTTATTTTTAATATTTAATCAAAAAAAATATTGAAGGAAAGAACATGAAATTTAAAATAGTTTATGATAACGATAAAGATACTATTCGTGTTCGTGCAGGAAAATCAGCATTCACTAATGAAGAAGGATACGGATTATCAAAATTATTATCTAATAAAAAAGGTATCAAAACTGTTAAAGTTTCAGCTGTTAATGGTAGTATTTATATAAAATATACCTGTGATAAACTAAAAGTATTCAAATACTTGTCAAGTATTAAAAAATCTGATTTATTTGAAGCAGAACCAACAACAGAAGAATTATCTGCAGAAACAAATAGAAAATATATTAATAAAATAATTAAAAAAATAAGTACAAGATTCTTTGTACAATGGTTCTTACCAGCACCACTTAATATATTAAAAACAGCATATGATTCAATACCATATGTTGTTGCAGGACTAGATAGTTTAATACATTTAAGACTTGATGTAGACTTACTTGATGCAACATCATTAGTAGTTACAATGTCACAAGGAATGTTTGGACCAGCAAGTTCAATAGCATTCTTACTAGGATTATCTGAAATACTTGAAGATTACACCATAGAAAAAACAAAACATTCACTAGAAAACAGTCTAATGTTAAATATTAACCAAGTATGGATTGAAACAGAAACTGGTGAAGAAGTACAAATACCATTTACTGATCTCAAAGAAGGAGATAAAGTAGTAGTAAGAACAGGTACAATCATACCTGTTGATGGTATAATAGTTTCAGGTGAAGCAGAAATAAATGAAGCTACCATGACTGGTGAATCATTAGCAGTAGAAAAAACAGAAGGTAGTGCAGTATTTGCAGGAACAATAGTTGAAAACGGTAGTATAACAGTAGAAGTAGAAGCACTTAATGAATCTACAAGAATAAATCAAATTATTGATTTAATTGAAAACTCCGATAAACTTAAAGCAGGAGTTCAAAGTAAAGCTGAAAAACTAGCAGATAGTATTGTACCATGGAACTTTGCAGTAACTGGTATAACATACCTATTAACTGGAAGTACCATAAAAGCAATTGCAGCATTAACCGTAGACTACTCATGTGCAATTAAACTTGCAACACCAATTTCAATTATTTCAGCAATGCGTGAAGCATCCGAAAGACAAATAGTTGTAAAAGGTGGAAGATACCTAGAAGCATTTGCAGAAGCAGATACAATTATCTTCGATAAAACTGGAACATTAACTGAGTCAAGTCCAAAAGTAGCAAAATGTATATCATTAGGTAAATTATCTAATGATGAACTTCTAAGACAAGCAGCATGTCTCGAAGAACACTTCCCACACAGTGTAGCAACAGCTATTGTAGAAGAAGCAGATGCTAAAAATCTTAGACATACCGAGGAATTACATTCAGAAGTAGAATACATTGTAGCTCATGGTATTGCTACAACTCTTGAAGGTAAACGTACAGTACTTGGAAGTAAACACTTTGTAATTGAAGATGAAAATGTAGAAATAACTCCTGAAACAGAAGAAATTATACAAGAAAATGCAGATAAATACTCTGTAATTTACTTTGCAATTGATGGAAAACTTGAAGGAATTATATGTATATATGATCCTCCAAGAGAAGAAGCAAAACCAGTACTTGATGAATTAAGAAAACTTGGTATACAAGATATTATAATGCTCACAGGTGACTCTGAAAATGCAGCTGCAACAACTGCAGAAGCACTTGGAATTGACCATTATAAATCACAAGTATTACCAGAAGATAAAGCAAGTATTGTAGAAAGTATAAAAGCAGAAGGTAAAAATGTAATAATGGTAGGAGATGGAATTAATGATTCTCCAGCATTATCTGCAGCAAATGTATCTGTAGCAATGAAAGATTCATCAGATCTTGCAAGAGAAGTTGCTGATATAACATTACTAAGACCAAACTTAAATGATTTAGTAACAATGAGATTAATCAGTCAACAAATGATTGACTTAATTCATAGAAACTACAGATACATACTTGTACTTAACACACTATTCATGGGTATGGGATTAACTGGAGTTATTACTCCTTCATTAACATCTATATTCCACAATGGTTCAACAATGCTTATTGGCCTAGATAGTATGACTTCAAAGAACTTTGATCAAGTACAAAACTATGAAGCATTAATTGAAGAATAGATGTTCCCTACATCTATTTTTTTATTTACTTTTTTAGAAATTTTATTTTATTTAATTCATTAATTTTATTTTAACTAATTTTTATTAAAAAACACATGACAATAATTACTGTTAACATTTTATATTCTAAATAACAAAATATTAACTATGAAAACAAATCAAGTTATAGTAATTATTGTAGGTATTATTCTTGTTGCATTACTTATTTTAAGTCAGGGAATAAACTTTAATTTTAACCTTGGAGAAGATAATAATACAACAAATAATACATCAAATATGACTGTAAATCATACAACTACACAACAACATGAAAATATTCAGAATACAAATAATCAAACAAACAATATATATTCACAAGAAGAGGAAGATAGTAGTTCAAACTCTGAACCTATTACTCAAAATAGTAATGAAGAGTAATCATAATTATTCACCACCTTTTTATTATTTCTTTAATTGTTATTTTATTATTAAAACATGTATTAGTTCTAAATTTATTGTAAATAGATGAATTAAGATTTATTTTAGAAAAATAATTTTTTAATTACCTATTATATTAAACTAGCTCTTAAAATTTAAGTATAGTATGACTAAAATATCATTCTAAAAAAAACTTATTAATATATAATATATTTATTATGTTTTAGTTTAAAAATATTAAGATTATCATGATTCTTTTAAAGTTCAAATTTATTACTCATTTAAATAGAACACAAAAGAAAAATATTATTTGTAGTTTAAAATAATTAAAAATAAACTACAATCTATGTACAAGTATTAATTAAAATCCATGATTATTGTAAAATAAACAATAATTTATTGTTAAGTAGCGGATTTTTTTTTAAAATACAAATAACTAAAAATTAGACAATGTAATATTTATTTTGAAATTATAATAGTTAAAACACCTGAAAATATTTTAGCAGCCAAAAATATAATTTTAAAAAAAATAAATGATTTGATTCAAAGAAGGTTGTTTTCATGAAAATAAAATATATTACTAAAATATTAACAATCATTAAAAAATTGTCTGACTGGAAACATATAGAATACATTTATTTAGATGAGGAAATATTATACGATTTTCATTATTATTTAACTGAGTTTAAAAATAAAATTATTGTTACTAAAACTCATGATAATCAATATAAAATGTTAACTGTTAATAATGATAATACATATACTTCCACTATTATTAATAAAGTACCAATTATAGACCTTATACTTATTAACCAGGAAGATAATAATTTAAAAAAGTATACTGATTCACATACTATTTATCTTAAAAAATTAAATAACCATATGATTTATATAACTGATAATTTAAAGAAAACACAGATTATTAATACAGAATATGAAGAAATTATTCTTCAGGGAACTGGATTAAATACTAAATTATTAGATTATCAAATACATCCCTGATTTTATAAAATTATCATTTTAGTAAATATTTAATAGTTTAAATTATAAAGAATGTATTAGATTTATATGAATTTAGATATGGATTATAAAACATCAGTAATTATGGGTATTTTTTGTGGAAGTCTCATATTATTTATAGGTAGATTAATTAATCTTCCAATAACAGGATTATTACTTGGAATTATATTTTCAGCATTAATTGCTGCATTCTTATA encodes:
- a CDS encoding DUF6110 family protein, whose protein sequence is MVNENNGNGYTQRAKDFLGKKEVKYFACGAVAAIALGKLAQTKAAHNAAVSLTAGALNLKDSVEEGIENIKEDAEDIHAEAQEKQKIEIYGPEDIDEDEEEDEE
- a CDS encoding heavy metal translocating P-type ATPase, yielding MKFKIVYDNDKDTIRVRAGKSAFTNEEGYGLSKLLSNKKGIKTVKVSAVNGSIYIKYTCDKLKVFKYLSSIKKSDLFEAEPTTEELSAETNRKYINKIIKKISTRFFVQWFLPAPLNILKTAYDSIPYVVAGLDSLIHLRLDVDLLDATSLVVTMSQGMFGPASSIAFLLGLSEILEDYTIEKTKHSLENSLMLNINQVWIETETGEEVQIPFTDLKEGDKVVVRTGTIIPVDGIIVSGEAEINEATMTGESLAVEKTEGSAVFAGTIVENGSITVEVEALNESTRINQIIDLIENSDKLKAGVQSKAEKLADSIVPWNFAVTGITYLLTGSTIKAIAALTVDYSCAIKLATPISIISAMREASERQIVVKGGRYLEAFAEADTIIFDKTGTLTESSPKVAKCISLGKLSNDELLRQAACLEEHFPHSVATAIVEEADAKNLRHTEELHSEVEYIVAHGIATTLEGKRTVLGSKHFVIEDENVEITPETEEIIQENADKYSVIYFAIDGKLEGIICIYDPPREEAKPVLDELRKLGIQDIIMLTGDSENAAATTAEALGIDHYKSQVLPEDKASIVESIKAEGKNVIMVGDGINDSPALSAANVSVAMKDSSDLAREVADITLLRPNLNDLVTMRLISQQMIDLIHRNYRYILVLNTLFMGMGLTGVITPSLTSIFHNGSTMLIGLDSMTSKNFDQVQNYEALIEE